The DNA window GCAGTTTTTATTCTATCATGTTATGGGAGTTTTCGTCGGCAGTAAGCCCTTCAGCAGTAGGAGGCACCGCCCTGGCAACCATTGTGCTGATGAAAGAAGGCTTAAGCTTTGGTAAGTCTATGGCGTATGTAATGACTACTGCCATACTCGATAACATGTTTTTTTTGGTGGCAGGTGCCATAGTAATGCTTTTGTACTATTCGGGGATGTATGACCCAGCCAATTTGTTTGTGGCCATTAGTGGAGCTGGTATGACCATGGACTGGGAGTATGTACGCTATATGTTTTTTATAAGTTATGCGCTCATTGGTGGCTATACCTTGTTTATGACGTATGGTTTGTTTATCAACCCACACATTGTCAAGTGGGTATTTGTAAAAGTAACTGGCATCAAGTGGTTGCGTCGTTTTCAGCCAATGGCCGAAAAACAAGGCAACGAAATGGTATTGGCATCTAAAGCCATCCGAGGCACTAACTTTACCTATTGGGCAAGAGCCATAGGTACTACCTGCCTGATCTGGTCGGCACGCTACCTCATTGTTAACTGCCTCATTGCAGCATTTGTAGTGCTTACCCCAGCCATGCATGGCTTTGTATTTTCGCGGCATGTAGTATTGTGGGTAGTATTGCTGGT is part of the Microscilla marina ATCC 23134 genome and encodes:
- a CDS encoding lysylphosphatidylglycerol synthase transmembrane domain-containing protein yields the protein MSEISTKDKSKVLKSLNPSKIFIPIAISLAITGYLFYKDAGQIPWGKLQEASILWIILAVLTLVVRDALYIYRIRYITHKNLSWTSSFYSIMLWEFSSAVSPSAVGGTALATIVLMKEGLSFGKSMAYVMTTAILDNMFFLVAGAIVMLLYYSGMYDPANLFVAISGAGMTMDWEYVRYMFFISYALIGGYTLFMTYGLFINPHIVKWVFVKVTGIKWLRRFQPMAEKQGNEMVLASKAIRGTNFTYWARAIGTTCLIWSARYLIVNCLIAAFVVLTPAMHGFVFSRHVVLWVVLLVGITPGAAGFAELAFKAFFQQFAGAFVLIAALIWRIATFYPYLLFGAIFLPRWVKRVFFKDKEPESDKATEQPINKSE